A single window of Pyxidicoccus xibeiensis DNA harbors:
- a CDS encoding MaoC family dehydratase, producing MRYFEDFQPGDASEHGPYVVSREEIIAFAKQFDPQPFHLSDEGGREGIFGGLIASGWHTASICHRLIVEGLLGKAASLGSPGLDELRWLKPVRPGDALSVRTEVVSTTPSRSKQDRGAIKFRFEVRNQHGEVVMTEIANALFSRRPAAP from the coding sequence ATGCGCTATTTCGAGGACTTCCAGCCGGGAGACGCCAGCGAGCACGGGCCATACGTGGTGTCGCGCGAGGAGATCATCGCCTTCGCGAAGCAGTTCGACCCGCAGCCCTTCCACCTGAGCGACGAGGGCGGCCGCGAGGGCATCTTCGGCGGCCTCATCGCCAGCGGCTGGCACACCGCGTCCATCTGCCACCGGCTCATCGTGGAGGGCCTGCTGGGCAAGGCCGCGAGCCTCGGCTCCCCCGGCCTGGACGAGCTGCGCTGGCTCAAGCCCGTGCGCCCCGGCGACGCCCTCTCGGTGCGCACGGAGGTCGTCTCCACCACCCCGTCGCGCAGCAAGCAGGACCGCGGAGCCATCAAGTTCCGCTTCGAGGTCCGCAACCAGCACGGCGAGGTGGTGATGACGGAAATCGCCAACGCGCTCTTCTCCCGGCGGCCGGCGGCCCCGTAG